The following proteins are encoded in a genomic region of Enterocloster clostridioformis:
- a CDS encoding LCP family protein: MKLNWKTILKRTGIILLSTLLFALCSGLLYITKMAGSIHITRPEDEPELASAMTNENLDTETREKLGGYWTIAVFGVDSRNGKLGKDNNADVQMLCSINRDTGEIRLVSLYRDTLLMNDTANNGYGKLNQSYFLQGPSGNISAINTNLDMKVEDFVSFNWNSAADAINLLGGVDIELSKAEFYYINAFITETVDTTGIPSTHLDGPGMQHLDGVQAVAYMRLRQMDTDFKRTERQRSVTQQVFDKARKADIATLIQVFHTVAPQIMTSISEEEFMEIAYNIKDYHISGTAGFPFEQTTANLGKIGSVVIPSTLESNVEELHRFLYGNDTYICSGQVQDISREIIKRAVKN, translated from the coding sequence ATGAAGCTTAACTGGAAAACCATATTAAAAAGGACAGGTATCATACTGCTGTCCACACTGCTCTTTGCCCTGTGCTCCGGCCTTCTCTACATCACAAAGATGGCCGGCTCCATCCACATTACACGGCCGGAGGACGAACCGGAACTGGCCTCTGCCATGACCAATGAAAACCTGGACACAGAAACCCGGGAAAAACTGGGCGGATACTGGACCATTGCTGTCTTTGGCGTGGACAGCCGCAACGGGAAGCTTGGAAAAGATAATAATGCCGACGTACAGATGCTGTGCTCCATCAACAGAGACACAGGTGAAATACGCCTTGTATCATTATACCGCGACACCCTCCTGATGAATGACACCGCAAACAACGGATACGGAAAGCTGAACCAATCCTACTTTCTCCAGGGCCCATCCGGCAATATCTCAGCCATCAACACCAACCTGGACATGAAGGTGGAGGACTTTGTATCCTTTAACTGGAACAGCGCGGCTGATGCCATCAACCTTCTGGGCGGCGTGGACATAGAGCTGTCCAAGGCGGAATTCTATTATATCAATGCCTTCATCACGGAGACTGTGGACACCACAGGAATCCCCTCCACCCATCTGGACGGGCCCGGCATGCAGCATCTGGACGGTGTTCAGGCTGTTGCCTATATGCGCCTGAGACAGATGGACACTGATTTTAAGAGGACCGAACGGCAGCGGTCTGTCACTCAGCAGGTCTTTGACAAGGCCAGAAAGGCAGATATCGCCACCCTGATTCAGGTATTCCATACAGTTGCGCCTCAAATCATGACCAGCATAAGTGAGGAAGAGTTTATGGAAATTGCATATAATATTAAAGATTATCACATCAGCGGTACGGCCGGATTTCCTTTTGAACAGACCACCGCAAACCTGGGCAAGATAGGCAGCGTGGTCATTCCCAGCACGCTGGAATCCAATGTGGAAGAACTGCACCGTTTCCTGTACGGCAATGATACCTACATCTGCTCCGGTCAGGTTCAGGACATCAGCAGAGAAATCATAAAACGTGCTGTGAAAAATTAA
- a CDS encoding ABC-F family ATP-binding cassette domain-containing protein: MSILNVEHLSHGFGDRAIFQDVSFRLLKGEHIGLIGANGEGKSTFMNIITGKLMPDEGKVEWAKNVRAGYLDQHAVLEKGMTIRDVLKSAFAFLFEMEEHMNQICDKMGEAGEDEMTAMMDELGTIQDLLMAHDFYIIDSKVDEVGRALGLADIGLDKDVTELSGGQRTKVLLGKLLLEKPDILLLDEPTNYLDVQHIDWLKRYLQEYENAFILISHDIPFLNSVINLIYHMENQRLDRYVGDYNKFQEVYAVKKSQLEAAYKRQQQEIAELEDFVARNKARVATRNMAMSRQKKLDKMDVIELAREKPRPEFHFLEARTPGKYIFETKDLIIGYDEPLSRPLNLVMERGQKIVLVGANGIGKTTLLKSILGLTPALSGTVELGDYLSTGYFEQEMAPGNTTTCLQEIWNEFPAYTQYQVRSALAKCGLTTEHIESQVRVLSGGEQAKVRLCKLINRESNVLLLDEPTNHLDVDAKDELKRALKEYKGSILLICHEPEFFEGLATDVWDCREWALRLS, encoded by the coding sequence ATGAGCATTTTAAACGTAGAACATTTAAGCCACGGTTTTGGGGACCGGGCTATTTTTCAGGATGTTTCCTTCCGCCTGTTAAAGGGGGAGCACATTGGCCTGATTGGGGCGAACGGAGAGGGAAAATCCACCTTTATGAACATCATTACCGGCAAGCTCATGCCTGACGAAGGCAAGGTGGAGTGGGCAAAAAACGTGAGGGCCGGTTATCTGGACCAGCATGCGGTGCTGGAAAAGGGCATGACCATTCGTGATGTGTTAAAGAGCGCTTTTGCCTTCCTCTTTGAGATGGAAGAACATATGAACCAGATTTGCGATAAGATGGGTGAAGCCGGCGAGGATGAGATGACCGCCATGATGGATGAGCTGGGAACCATACAGGATCTTCTCATGGCCCATGATTTTTATATCATTGATTCCAAGGTGGATGAGGTGGGACGCGCCCTTGGCCTGGCTGACATAGGACTGGACAAGGACGTGACAGAGCTCTCCGGGGGACAGCGCACCAAGGTGCTTTTAGGCAAGCTTCTTCTGGAAAAGCCGGACATTCTGCTGTTGGACGAGCCTACCAACTATCTGGATGTACAGCACATAGACTGGCTGAAACGCTACTTGCAGGAGTATGAAAATGCCTTCATCCTCATTTCCCATGACATACCCTTCCTCAACAGTGTCATCAACCTGATTTATCATATGGAAAACCAGAGGCTTGACCGCTATGTGGGGGATTATAACAAATTCCAGGAAGTATACGCTGTAAAGAAGTCCCAGCTGGAGGCCGCCTATAAGCGACAGCAGCAGGAAATAGCGGAGCTGGAGGATTTCGTGGCCAGGAACAAGGCCAGGGTCGCCACCAGGAACATGGCCATGTCCCGCCAGAAAAAGCTGGATAAGATGGACGTCATTGAACTTGCCAGGGAAAAACCCAGGCCGGAGTTCCATTTTCTGGAAGCCCGTACTCCCGGTAAATATATCTTTGAGACAAAGGATTTAATTATCGGTTATGACGAGCCGCTGTCGCGTCCTCTCAATCTGGTCATGGAGAGGGGCCAGAAAATCGTGCTGGTAGGCGCCAACGGTATCGGCAAGACCACGCTGTTAAAGAGCATACTGGGCCTTACGCCTGCCCTAAGCGGCACCGTGGAGCTGGGCGACTACCTGTCCACCGGTTACTTTGAGCAGGAGATGGCTCCCGGCAATACTACCACCTGCCTTCAGGAAATATGGAACGAATTTCCCGCCTATACACAGTACCAGGTCCGCTCCGCCCTGGCAAAATGCGGCCTGACCACGGAGCACATCGAAAGCCAGGTCAGGGTGCTCAGCGGAGGCGAACAGGCCAAGGTCAGGCTCTGTAAGCTGATTAACCGCGAATCCAATGTGCTCCTGTTAGACGAGCCCACCAACCACCTGGATGTGGATGCAAAGGATGAACTGAAACGGGCCCTTAAGGAATATAAGGGCAGCATCCTGCTAATCTGCCATGAACCTGAATTTTTTGAGGGATTGGCAACCGATGTGTGGGATTGTAGGGAATGGGCGCTGAGGCTGTCCTAG
- a CDS encoding RNA polymerase sigma factor, whose protein sequence is MEQETAGLVLRMAEGDSRAFDRLMEYYYPRILRVAYLISGSHADSEDIVQETFVLCWMNRKKIKEPESFGNWLYKTLTREAWRYCRKNRKEQPMEEVFGKEEPETASVLEEVMMRSREKELYKAIRNLPVKQRTAVVLYYFNQMSVREIAGIMGCLEGTVKSRLYTARANLKQELMEENRRVGREVTL, encoded by the coding sequence ATGGAGCAGGAGACGGCAGGTCTGGTACTCCGTATGGCGGAGGGAGACAGCCGGGCATTTGACCGGTTGATGGAATATTATTATCCCAGGATACTGCGCGTGGCATATCTCATATCCGGAAGTCATGCAGACAGCGAGGATATTGTTCAGGAGACCTTTGTGCTGTGCTGGATGAACCGAAAGAAAATCAAAGAACCGGAATCTTTTGGGAACTGGCTTTATAAGACCCTTACCAGGGAAGCCTGGCGGTATTGCAGGAAGAACAGGAAAGAACAGCCGATGGAAGAGGTGTTTGGGAAGGAAGAACCTGAAACAGCCTCAGTGCTGGAGGAAGTTATGATGCGCTCCCGGGAAAAGGAGCTTTATAAGGCAATCAGGAATCTTCCGGTGAAACAGAGGACAGCCGTTGTCCTGTACTATTTTAATCAGATGTCCGTCAGGGAGATAGCAGGTATCATGGGATGTCTGGAGGGAACCGTTAAGTCCAGGCTGTATACGGCCAGGGCGAATCTGAAACA
- a CDS encoding LytR/AlgR family response regulator transcription factor — protein MIRIAVCDDERCFTEQIDHIIAYHARDITPPPETVLYTSSGQLLYDVEEGAHFDLLLLDIEMPEKDGMCLAASLRRHLPMALIIFITSHTQYAVKAYELSVFRYIPKSEMETCLPLALKDACRILKQSSSDTYIIESARRIQKIAVEDIIYVYKQQKYSVIAAKAVEIPVRKPLAQVLEELDHTGSFLMVERGYIVNLFHVEKLEGEQIYLDNGSALPVSRNRLKETREAITKYWRKML, from the coding sequence ATGATACGAATTGCTGTCTGTGACGATGAGCGCTGCTTTACAGAGCAGATTGACCATATTATCGCATATCATGCCAGGGACATTACCCCGCCCCCGGAAACAGTCCTTTACACCAGCAGCGGCCAGCTGCTTTACGATGTGGAGGAGGGCGCCCACTTTGACCTTCTGCTGCTGGATATTGAAATGCCGGAAAAGGACGGGATGTGCCTGGCCGCATCTCTGCGCCGCCATCTTCCCATGGCCCTGATTATTTTCATCACCTCCCACACCCAGTACGCGGTAAAGGCATATGAACTGTCTGTTTTCCGCTACATTCCCAAGTCTGAGATGGAAACCTGCCTGCCCCTGGCCCTTAAGGATGCCTGCCGGATTTTAAAGCAAAGCTCTTCAGATACTTATATCATCGAATCAGCCAGGCGGATTCAGAAAATAGCCGTGGAGGATATCATCTATGTCTATAAGCAGCAGAAATATTCCGTAATAGCCGCAAAAGCCGTGGAGATTCCTGTGCGAAAACCACTGGCCCAGGTACTGGAGGAGCTGGACCATACAGGCAGTTTTCTCATGGTGGAACGGGGCTATATCGTGAACCTGTTTCATGTGGAGAAACTGGAGGGCGAACAGATTTACCTGGACAACGGCTCTGCCCTTCCGGTCAGCCGGAACCGCCTTAAGGAAACCCGTGAAGCCATAACAAAGTATTGGAGGAAAATGCTATGA